In a single window of the Harpia harpyja isolate bHarHar1 chromosome 3, bHarHar1 primary haplotype, whole genome shotgun sequence genome:
- the DIO3 gene encoding thyroxine 5-deiodinase, with the protein MLHSLGVHTLQLLTQAAACILLFPRFLLTAVMLWLLDFLCIRKKMLVMPTAEEAAGASEGPPPDDPPVCVSDSNRMFTLESLKAVWHGQKLDFFKSAHVGSLAPNPEVIQLDGQKRLRILDFARGKRPLILNFGSCTUPPFMARLRSFQRLAAHFVDIADFLLVYIEEAHPSDGWVSSDAAYNIPKHQCLQDRLRAAQLMREGAPDCPLAVDTMDNASSAAYGAYFERLYIIQEEKVMYQGGRGPEGYKISELRSWLDQYKTRLQSPSTVVIQV; encoded by the coding sequence ATGCTCCACTCCCTTGGCGTTCACACCTTGCAGCTGCTCACCCAGGCGGCCGCCtgcatcctcctcttcccccgCTTCCTGCTCACCGCCGTGATGCTCTGGCTCCTGGATTTTCTGTGCATTAGGAAGAAGATGCTGGTGATGCCCACGGCGGAGGAGGCGGCCGGCGCCAGCGAGGGGCCGCCCCCCGACGACCCCCCGGTCTGCGTGTCCGACTCCAACCGCATGTTCACGCTGGAGTCGCTGAAAGCCGTGTGGCACGGGCAGAAGCTGGACTTCTTCAAGTCGGCGCACGTGGGCTCCTTAGCCCCCAACCCCGAGGTGATCCAGCTGGACGGGCAGAAGAGGCTCCGCATCCTGGACTTCGCCCGCGGCAAGAGACCCCTCATCCTCAACTTCGGCAGCTGCACCTGACCCCCGTTCATGGCCCGCCTGAGGTCCTTCCAGCGCCTGGCCGCGCACTTCGTGGACATTGCTGACTTCCTGCTGGTGTACATCGAAGAAGCACACCCCTCCGACGGCTGGGTCAGCTCGGACGCAGCCTACAACATCCCCAAGCACCAGTGCCTCCAGGACAGGCTGCGGGCAGCTCAGCTGATGAGGGAAGGGGCGCCCGATTGCCCCCTGGCCGTGGACACCATGGACAATGCTTCCAGCGCCGCCTACGGCGCCTACTTCGAGAGGCTCTACATCATCCAGGAGGAGAAGGTGATGTACCAGGGAGGCAGAGGACCAGAGGGCTACAAGATCTCGGAGCTGAGGAGCTGGCTAGACCAGTACAAAACCCGGCTCCAGAGCCCCAGCACGGTGGTCATCCAAGTGTAA